The following proteins come from a genomic window of Trifolium pratense cultivar HEN17-A07 linkage group LG4, ARS_RC_1.1, whole genome shotgun sequence:
- the LOC123924169 gene encoding phosphatidylinositol transfer protein 3-like isoform X1 — MFLLRRQNQNQPENGSSNNDAKIYEQLAELKAAIGPLSGRRLKYCTDACLKRYLEARNWNVDKAKKMLEESFKWRSTYKPEEIRWAEVAHEGETGKVSRANFHDRLGRTVLIMRPGMQNTASEENNIKHLVYLLENAVLNLSEGQEQMSWLIDFSGFSFSTKLSIKTARDIIHILQNHYPERLGIAFLYNPPRIFQAFFKAVKYFLDPKTAQKVKFVYPNNKDSVELMKSLFDMDNLPSEFGGKATLEYDHEEFSRLMTEDDVKTAKFWGLVDEKPFATKNGHSGAEVAPEPVASIVS, encoded by the exons ATGTTCCTTCTTAGAAGGCAAAACCAAAATCAGCCGGAGAATGGTTCCTCGAATAATGATGCTAAG ATCTATGAACAGTTGGCTGAACTAAAAGCTGCTATTGGGCCCTTATCTGGGCGTCGATTGAAGTATTGCACTGATGCATGTTTAAAGAGATATTTAGAAGCACGGAACTGGAATGTTGATAAAGCCAAGAAAATGCTGGAGGAATCATTCAAGTGGAGGTCTACTTATAAGCCAGAGGAAATCCGATGG GCTGAAGTAGCACATGAGGGAGAGACGGGAAAAGTCTCCAGAGCTAACTTTCATGATAGACTTGGGAGAACAGTGCTTATTATGAGACCAGGGATGCAG AATACAGCATCGGAAGAAAATAATATCAAGCATTTAGTCTATCTGTTGGAAAATGCCGTACTTAATCTTTCCGAAGGTCAAGAACAAATGTCATGGTTGATAGACTTTTCAGGATTTTCATTTAGCACAAAGCTTTCTATTAAAACTGCTCGTGATATTATTCACATCTTACAAAACCACTATCCAGAAAGGCTTGGTATAGCTTTTCTGTACAATCCACCGAGAATATTTCAGGCTTTCTTTAAG GCTGTAAAATACTTCCTGGATCCCAAAACAGCCCAGAAGGTAAAGTTTGTTTATCCTAACAATAAGGACAGCGTGGAGCTGATGAAATCACTCTTCGACATGGATAACCTTCCTAGTGAATTTGGTGGAAAAGCTACTTTAGAGTATGACCATGAAGAGTTCTCGCGGTTGATGACTGAGGACGATGTGAAAACTGCCAAGTTCTGGGGACTTGTTGATGAGAAGCCCTTCGCCACTAAGAATGGCCATTCTGGTGCAGAGGTAGCACCAGAACCTGTGGCCAGTATAGTTAGTTGA
- the LOC123924169 gene encoding phosphatidylinositol transfer protein 3-like isoform X2 translates to MFLLRRQNQNQPENGSSNNDAKLAELKAAIGPLSGRRLKYCTDACLKRYLEARNWNVDKAKKMLEESFKWRSTYKPEEIRWAEVAHEGETGKVSRANFHDRLGRTVLIMRPGMQNTASEENNIKHLVYLLENAVLNLSEGQEQMSWLIDFSGFSFSTKLSIKTARDIIHILQNHYPERLGIAFLYNPPRIFQAFFKAVKYFLDPKTAQKVKFVYPNNKDSVELMKSLFDMDNLPSEFGGKATLEYDHEEFSRLMTEDDVKTAKFWGLVDEKPFATKNGHSGAEVAPEPVASIVS, encoded by the exons ATGTTCCTTCTTAGAAGGCAAAACCAAAATCAGCCGGAGAATGGTTCCTCGAATAATGATGCTAAG TTGGCTGAACTAAAAGCTGCTATTGGGCCCTTATCTGGGCGTCGATTGAAGTATTGCACTGATGCATGTTTAAAGAGATATTTAGAAGCACGGAACTGGAATGTTGATAAAGCCAAGAAAATGCTGGAGGAATCATTCAAGTGGAGGTCTACTTATAAGCCAGAGGAAATCCGATGG GCTGAAGTAGCACATGAGGGAGAGACGGGAAAAGTCTCCAGAGCTAACTTTCATGATAGACTTGGGAGAACAGTGCTTATTATGAGACCAGGGATGCAG AATACAGCATCGGAAGAAAATAATATCAAGCATTTAGTCTATCTGTTGGAAAATGCCGTACTTAATCTTTCCGAAGGTCAAGAACAAATGTCATGGTTGATAGACTTTTCAGGATTTTCATTTAGCACAAAGCTTTCTATTAAAACTGCTCGTGATATTATTCACATCTTACAAAACCACTATCCAGAAAGGCTTGGTATAGCTTTTCTGTACAATCCACCGAGAATATTTCAGGCTTTCTTTAAG GCTGTAAAATACTTCCTGGATCCCAAAACAGCCCAGAAGGTAAAGTTTGTTTATCCTAACAATAAGGACAGCGTGGAGCTGATGAAATCACTCTTCGACATGGATAACCTTCCTAGTGAATTTGGTGGAAAAGCTACTTTAGAGTATGACCATGAAGAGTTCTCGCGGTTGATGACTGAGGACGATGTGAAAACTGCCAAGTTCTGGGGACTTGTTGATGAGAAGCCCTTCGCCACTAAGAATGGCCATTCTGGTGCAGAGGTAGCACCAGAACCTGTGGCCAGTATAGTTAGTTGA